A stretch of the Aphis gossypii isolate Hap1 chromosome 2, ASM2018417v2, whole genome shotgun sequence genome encodes the following:
- the LOC114119723 gene encoding delta-aminolevulinic acid dehydratase, which translates to MSYTNKVIHSGYFNDTLRQWQCQNTQITSLNLMYPIFILDEKDVREEIKSMPGIYRQGLNHIKAMLDPVVESGLKSILIFGVINKLSKDQYGTHADSFENPVIQALPLLKEWYPNLVIACDVCLCPYSSDGHCGIVENKQIDNVKSIKRIGEIALSYALAGADIVAPSCMMDGHVTAIKQSLMKENLLSRVSVLSYSAKFCSVFYGPFRDAANCAPSFSNRSSYQIPVGSSSIAERVVDRDISESCDMTMVKPGMMYLDVVRKVKDKHPNIPIFIYQVSGEYAMLYHAAQAGVIQLKEGLIEILRSMRRAGGDVIVTYYTPEILKWLKDVSIL; encoded by the exons atgagttatacaaataaagttattcatagtggatattttaatgacaCTCTTAGACAATGGCAGTGTCAAAACACTCAAATtacttctttaaatttaatgtatcctattttcatttt AGATGAAAAAGATGTAAGGgaagaaataaaatcaatgccAGGTATCTATCGACAAGGATTAAACCATATCAAAGCCATGTTGGATCCAGTTGTTGAGTCAGGCCTTAAATCTATCTTAATTTTTGGTGTGATCAATAAACtatcaaaa gaTCAATATGGAACACATGCCGATTCTTTTGAAAATCCAGTTATTCAAGCCTTACCATTATTAAAGGAGTGGTATCCAAATCTTGTAATAGCTTGTGAT gTATGTCTATGTCCATACTCATCTGATGGGCACTGTGGAATAGTAGAAAACAAGCAAATAGACAATGTAAAAAGCATTAAAAGGATTGGAGAAATAGCATTATCATATGCTCTTGCTG gtGCAGATATTGTGGCTCCGTCTTGTATGATGGACGGGCATGTAACAGCTATTAAACAGAGTTTAATGAAAGAAAATTTGTTGAGTCGAGTTAGTGTTTTATCATACTCTGCAAAATTTTGTTCTGTATTTTATGGACCATTTAGAGATGCTGCAAATTGTGCACCAAGTTTTAGTAATCGCTCTTCATATCAAATTCCAGTAGGGAGTTCAAGTATTGCAGAAAGAGTAGTG GATAGAGATATCTCTGAATCTTGTGATATGACTATGGTTAAACCTGGTATGATGTACTTAGACGTAGTAAGAAAAGTTAAGGATAAGCATCCaaatataccaatatttatttatcag gtATCTGGAGAATATGCAATGTTGTATCATGCTGCACAAGCTGGTGTAATACAGTTAAAAGAGGGTTTAATTGAAATACTAAGAAGTATGCGACGAgctg GTGGTGATGTGATTGTGACTTACTATACTCCAGAAATCTTAAAATGGTTAAAAgatgtatcaatattataa